TGTATTAGTTTGTGAAAAAAGTTTGGCAGTAAATTTCAAGCATAAACAAAGTGATTAGCATTTAATGCAATAAGCTTTATGTCCTTAAAAAGAAGAATCAGTGTGTTTTATATAGAAGATTCAACAATAAGTTCGGTAATAACTGACCATAAACTTCGTGAAATAGCTGATTTTAGGATTTATCCTTATTGTTCTGCCGAGGTGGCTTTTAAAGATTTATACTTTAATCCTGATGTAATAATCCTAGATTATATTCTTCCGGGAATGAATGGTTTACAGGCCATTCAAAAATTCAAACAAACTTATCCGGAAATTCCAATAATTATGCTTTCTGGTCAACAAAACATTGATGTGATAA
This sequence is a window from Bacteroidota bacterium. Protein-coding genes within it:
- a CDS encoding response regulator transcription factor, with the translated sequence MSLKRRISVFYIEDSTISSVITDHKLREIADFRIYPYCSAEVAFKDLYFNPDVIILDYILPGMNGLQAIQKFKQTYPEIPIIMLSGQQNIDVIIDVMRAGACEYMSKKNFSARELYEKICSIYDQKQHEKKKHLLEMAIKKILFLSFFILLFSVIVWYKLK